In the genome of Cupriavidus malaysiensis, one region contains:
- a CDS encoding F0F1 ATP synthase subunit A, with the protein MTLHSPLLTEPLFHLGPVPVSAPVLMTWAIMLALGAGAWLATRRLALHPSRHQAALELLVTTLDQQIRDTMQVAPERYRALLGTLFLYILLANWSSLLPGVEPPTAHLETDAALALLVLAATVLHGVRSRGLAGYLRTFAEPSWLMVPLNLVEQLTRTFSLVVRLFGNVMSGVFVVGIVLSLAGLLVPIPLMALDLLTGAVQAYIFTVLAMVFIGAAVADAQPGAVEGMRPRGPDERPARGAAREPRAALDQDKEKESAR; encoded by the coding sequence CCCCGTCTCCGCCCCCGTGCTGATGACCTGGGCCATCATGCTGGCGCTGGGCGCGGGCGCCTGGCTGGCCACGCGCCGCCTGGCGCTGCACCCGTCGCGGCACCAGGCCGCGCTGGAACTGCTGGTGACGACGCTCGACCAGCAGATCCGCGACACCATGCAGGTGGCGCCGGAGCGCTACCGCGCCCTGCTGGGCACGCTCTTCCTCTACATCCTGCTGGCCAACTGGTCCTCGCTGCTGCCCGGCGTCGAGCCGCCCACCGCCCACCTGGAGACCGACGCCGCGCTGGCCCTGCTGGTGCTGGCCGCGACGGTGCTGCACGGCGTGCGCAGCCGCGGCCTGGCCGGCTACCTGCGCACCTTCGCCGAGCCCAGCTGGCTGATGGTGCCGCTCAACCTCGTCGAGCAGCTCACGCGCACCTTCTCGCTGGTGGTGCGCCTGTTCGGCAACGTGATGAGCGGCGTCTTCGTGGTCGGCATCGTGCTGTCGCTGGCCGGCCTGCTGGTGCCGATCCCGCTGATGGCGCTGGACCTGCTGACCGGCGCGGTGCAGGCCTACATCTTCACGGTACTGGCGATGGTCTTCATCGGCGCGGCGGTGGCCGACGCGCAGCCGGGCGCGGTCGAAGGCATGCGGCCGCGCGGGCCGGACGAGCGGCCGGCCCGGGGCGCCGCACGCGAGCCGCGGGCAGCGCTGGATCAGGACAAGGAAAAGGAGAGCGCAAGATGA
- a CDS encoding F0F1 ATP synthase subunit C produces the protein MNNLVEVVSIIAAAVAVSFGAIGPALAEGRAVAAAMDALARQPEAAGTISRTLFVGLAMIETMAIYCLVVALLVLFANPFLK, from the coding sequence ATGAACAACCTCGTGGAAGTGGTCAGCATCATCGCGGCGGCAGTGGCGGTGTCGTTCGGCGCGATCGGGCCGGCGCTGGCCGAAGGCAGGGCGGTGGCCGCCGCCATGGACGCGCTGGCGCGGCAGCCCGAAGCGGCCGGCACCATCTCGCGCACCCTCTTCGTGGGCCTGGCGATGATCGAGACCATGGCCATCTACTGCCTGGTGGTGGCGCTGCTGGTGCTGTTCGCCAACCCCTTCCTCAAGTAG
- a CDS encoding F0F1 ATP synthase subunit delta, with protein MRIDWWTLGLQAVNALVLVWILSRFLFRPVARIIAARQQACDDALAQARTARDEAGREREAAAAARAQAEAEHASAAAGAAAEAARLRDALAQSARAEVQAERAAAEADIAAARRAAVQRGGEDAARLALDIAARLFARLPREARIGAFIDGLAAAVAALPAPARAGLLQADAGLVLAAPCALAADELARCAQALGAALGAAPVLATRVDPGLVAGLALESDRQVIGNNVREDLARVRAALAQEHDDVPAA; from the coding sequence ATGCGCATCGACTGGTGGACGCTCGGCCTGCAGGCCGTCAACGCCCTGGTGCTGGTGTGGATCCTGTCGCGCTTCCTGTTCCGGCCGGTCGCCAGGATCATCGCCGCGCGGCAGCAGGCCTGCGACGACGCACTGGCCCAGGCCCGCACGGCGCGCGACGAGGCCGGGCGCGAGCGCGAAGCCGCCGCCGCGGCGCGCGCGCAGGCCGAGGCCGAGCATGCCTCGGCGGCAGCCGGCGCCGCCGCCGAAGCGGCGCGGCTGCGCGACGCCCTGGCGCAATCGGCGCGGGCCGAGGTCCAGGCCGAGCGCGCCGCGGCCGAGGCCGACATCGCGGCCGCCCGGCGCGCCGCCGTCCAGCGCGGCGGCGAGGATGCGGCGCGCCTCGCGCTCGACATCGCCGCGCGGCTGTTCGCGCGGCTGCCGCGCGAGGCCCGCATCGGCGCCTTCATCGACGGCCTGGCCGCCGCCGTGGCCGCGCTGCCGGCCCCGGCGCGCGCCGGCCTGCTGCAGGCGGACGCCGGCCTGGTACTGGCCGCGCCCTGCGCGCTCGCGGCGGATGAACTGGCGCGCTGCGCGCAGGCACTCGGCGCGGCGCTGGGCGCGGCCCCGGTCCTGGCCACGCGCGTGGACCCCGGGCTGGTGGCCGGCCTGGCGCTGGAAAGCGACCGCCAGGTGATCGGCAACAATGTGCGCGAGGACCTGGCGCGCGTGCGCGCCGCCCTCGCCCAGGAGCACGACGATGTCCCTGCCGCCTGA